From Micromonospora rifamycinica, a single genomic window includes:
- a CDS encoding TrmH family RNA methyltransferase, which produces MTEDQLDVGVGPWPGDPPDDPRYDPELLAAGDRRNVVDRYRYWRREAVVADLDARRHDFHVAIENWQHDFNIGTVVRNANAFLAAEVHIVGLRRWNRRGAMVTDRYQHVRHHPTIDGFVGWAADHDLPVVGIDNLPGSRPLETTTLPRRCVLLFGQEGPGLSDAARAACDQLFSIAQYGSTRSINAGVASGIAMHAWIRAYAAAPPP; this is translated from the coding sequence GTGACCGAGGACCAACTCGACGTGGGTGTCGGACCGTGGCCCGGCGACCCGCCGGACGACCCCCGCTACGACCCGGAGCTGCTCGCCGCGGGCGACCGGCGCAACGTGGTGGACCGGTACCGCTACTGGCGGCGGGAGGCCGTCGTGGCCGACCTGGACGCCCGGCGGCACGACTTCCACGTGGCCATCGAGAACTGGCAGCACGACTTCAACATCGGCACGGTGGTCCGCAACGCCAACGCCTTCCTCGCCGCCGAGGTGCACATCGTCGGGTTGCGTCGGTGGAACCGTCGGGGTGCGATGGTCACCGACCGGTACCAGCACGTCCGGCACCATCCGACGATCGACGGGTTCGTCGGGTGGGCCGCCGACCACGACCTGCCGGTGGTCGGTATCGACAACCTGCCCGGTTCCCGGCCGCTGGAGACCACCACCCTGCCCCGGCGCTGCGTGCTCCTCTTCGGTCAGGAGGGTCCAGGTCTCTCCGACGCCGCCCGGGCCGCCTGCGACCAGCTCTTCTCGATCGCCCAGTACGGTTCGACCCGGTCGATCAACGCCGGGGTGGCCAGCGGCATCGCCATGCACGCCTGGATCCGCGCGTACGCCGCCGCCCCGCCGCCCTGA
- the trxA gene encoding thioredoxin: MATVELTTANFDEVTASDGIVLVDFWAEWCGPCKRFAPVYERSSEKHPEITFGKVDTEAQQELGAKFDIRSIPTIMAIRDGVIVFAQPGALPESALENLIEQVQALDMDDVRKQLANHQH, encoded by the coding sequence ATGGCAACCGTCGAGCTGACCACGGCCAACTTCGACGAGGTGACCGCGAGCGACGGCATCGTGCTGGTCGACTTCTGGGCCGAGTGGTGCGGCCCCTGCAAGCGGTTCGCCCCGGTCTACGAGCGTTCGTCGGAGAAGCACCCGGAGATCACCTTCGGCAAGGTCGACACCGAGGCCCAGCAGGAGCTGGGCGCCAAGTTCGACATCCGGTCGATCCCCACGATCATGGCGATCCGGGACGGCGTGATCGTCTTCGCCCAGCCCGGCGCGCTGCCCGAGTCGGCCCTGGAGAACCTGATCGAGCAGGTCCAGGCCCTCGACATGGACGACGTCCGCAAGCAGCTGGCCAACCACCAGCACTGA
- a CDS encoding Rv2578c family radical SAM protein, with the protein MRWEHLSAPPDEEHPDRAAPAAPPLPLALPGAVARTFDTPDFAGMTFYEVRAKSIINRVPGGSRVPFSWTINPYRGCTHACVYCFARNSHTYLDLDAGADFDRKVIVKVNAGELVRRELAAPRWRGAAIAMGTNVDCYQRAEGRYRLLPPIIEALRDFGNPFSILTKGTLILRDLPLLRQAAEATRVGLSFSVGFVDEALWRAVEPGTPSPRRRLDAVRRLTDAGFAVGVLMAPILPGLSDGDESIDATVSAIAAAGATSVTPLALHLRPGARQWYAHWLGRQFPQLVPRYRELYRSGAYPPQAYQRELTARVRIAARRHGLHRGEPGDTRRPPVPPPAPAPEQLALL; encoded by the coding sequence ATGCGCTGGGAGCACCTCTCCGCTCCCCCGGACGAGGAGCATCCCGACCGGGCAGCGCCAGCGGCGCCACCCCTGCCGCTGGCGCTGCCCGGAGCGGTGGCCCGCACCTTCGACACGCCAGACTTCGCGGGCATGACGTTCTACGAGGTGCGGGCAAAGTCGATCATCAACCGGGTGCCGGGCGGCTCGCGGGTGCCGTTCAGCTGGACGATCAACCCGTACCGGGGCTGCACCCACGCCTGTGTCTACTGCTTCGCCCGCAACTCGCACACCTATCTCGACCTCGACGCCGGTGCGGACTTCGACCGCAAGGTGATCGTCAAGGTCAACGCCGGGGAGCTGGTCCGACGCGAGCTGGCCGCCCCGCGCTGGCGCGGCGCGGCCATCGCGATGGGCACCAACGTCGACTGCTACCAGCGGGCCGAGGGGCGCTACCGGCTGCTGCCGCCGATCATCGAGGCGCTACGCGACTTCGGCAACCCGTTCTCGATCCTCACCAAGGGCACCCTGATCCTGCGGGACCTGCCGTTGCTGCGTCAGGCCGCCGAGGCGACCCGGGTCGGCCTGTCGTTCTCGGTGGGTTTCGTCGACGAGGCGCTGTGGCGGGCGGTCGAGCCGGGCACCCCGAGCCCGCGACGCCGGCTCGACGCGGTACGCCGCCTCACCGACGCCGGTTTCGCGGTGGGGGTGCTGATGGCCCCGATCCTGCCCGGCCTCAGCGACGGCGACGAGTCGATCGACGCCACCGTCTCGGCGATCGCCGCCGCCGGAGCCACCAGCGTCACCCCGCTGGCGCTGCACCTGCGGCCGGGGGCCCGCCAGTGGTACGCGCACTGGCTCGGCCGGCAGTTCCCGCAGCTGGTGCCCCGGTACCGCGAGCTGTACCGGTCCGGGGCCTACCCGCCGCAGGCGTACCAGCGGGAGCTGACCGCCCGGGTGCGGATCGCGGCCCGCCGGCACGGCCTGCACCGGGGCGAGCCCGGCGACACCCGACGACCGCCGGTCCCGCCGCCCGCGCCCGCCCCCGAACAGCTCGCCCTGCTGTGA